From the Motacilla alba alba isolate MOTALB_02 chromosome Z, Motacilla_alba_V1.0_pri, whole genome shotgun sequence genome, one window contains:
- the LOC119695313 gene encoding monocarboxylate transporter 13-like isoform X1, which translates to MQAKDSNPPDGGYGWVVVVSAFMVMGLTVAVLKTFGLFFVEIQQHFDEHASTTSWITSVTIAVFHLGAPVASSLCVQYTHRTVVITGGLLAFSGMALGFFGFNMVWMYATTGFLQGLGISFSWTPAISIVSHYFSKKRALANAIASAGECAFAFMFGPFFQWLISQYGWKGALLIIGGIQLNICVCGVLMRPLASSCFLESSHCETETPPGNGASRPDKEDKSPIKHKTFNWMLVRRSEFVLYANFGILAAMSFFVPPLFLVPLSYSLGIDESWTASLLSILAMVDFGGRLLCGWYANLRVTKTIHLLAMAITLISTSLMLLPLANNYLSLAIFTGFYGFFFGTTVAIHITVLADVVGMPEFDSALGLFMLIRSSGGFVGPPLAGLIVDMAGDYRAGFYMAGAILVLSAGFLIILDRLQQRKIRGSKIRSKPEKSTLPYPSLHILKHQTRREKEAEENEKLSLCPFHAN; encoded by the exons ATGCAGGCTAAAGACAGCAATCCACCAGACGGTGGCTATGGATGGGTTGTGGTAGTGTCAGCCTTCATGGTGATGGGCCTCACTGTTGCTGTTCTCAAGACTTTTGGTCTGTTctttgttgaaatccagcagcatTTTGATGAACATGCAAGCACCACTTCTTGGATCACATCAGTAACCATTGCCGTCTTTCATTTAGGAG CCCCTGTTGCCAGCTCACTGTGTGTGCAATATACCCATCGGACAGTTGTGATCACTGGAGGACTTTTGGCTTTTTCAGGAAtggctttgggattttttggattCAACATGGTCTGGATGTATGCAACAACTGGCTTCCTACAGG GTCTTGGCATTTCTTTTTCGTGGACACCAGCCATTAGCATTGTTAGCCACTATTTCTCCAAGAAAAGGGCTTTGGCCAATGCTATTGCCAGTGCTGGAGAATGTGCCTTTGCATTCATGTTTGGGCCATTTTTCCAGTGGTTGATTAGTCAATATGGATGGAAAGGTGCCCTCTTGATCATAGGTGGCATCCAACTCAATATTTGTGTCTGTGGAGTACTGATGCGACCCCTGGCAAGCAGCTGCTTCCTTGAGTCCAGCCATTGTGAAACTGAAACGCCACCTGGCAACGGTGCATCCAGGCCAGACAAAGAAGATAAGTCTCCCATCAAGCACAAAACCTTCAACTGGATGCTTGTGAGGCGATCAGAATTTGTACTTTATGCCAATTTTGGTATATTAGCTGCTATGAGTTTTTTTGTTCCTCCATTATTTTTAGTTCCACTTAGCTACAGCCTGGGAATAGATGAATCATGGACTGCATCCCTCCTATCCATTTTGGCTATGGTGGACTTTGGAGGCAGATTGCTGTGTGGCTGGTATGCCAACCTGCGTGTTACCAAAACCATTCATTTGCTGGCAATGGCAATTACATTGATCAGTACTTCTCTGATGCTCTTGCCACTGGCTAACAATTACCTTTCCTTGGCAATATTCACAGGCTTCTATGGATTCTTCTTTGGTACAACAGTCGCCATTCACATTACAGTGCTAGCAGATGTTGTAGGCATGCCAGAATTTGACAGTGCCCTAGGACTTTTCATGCTTATTCGAAGCTCTGGAGGTTTTGTGGGGCCTCCTCTTGCAG GTCTGATTGTGGACATGGCTGGAGATTACAGAGCAGGCTTCTACATGGCAGGAGCCATTCTTGTCCTATCAgctggatttttaattattttagatCGACTCCAACAGAGAAAGATAAGAGGAAGCAAGATTAGAAGTAAACCAGAAAAGTCAACGTTACCCTACCCTTCCCTCCATATCCTGAAACATCAAACCAGAAG AGAGaaggaggcagaagaaaatgagaagttGTCTCTTTGCCCCTTTCATGCTAATTAA
- the LOC119695313 gene encoding monocarboxylate transporter 13-like isoform X2, with amino-acid sequence MQAKDSNPPDGGYGWVVVVSAFMVMGLTVAVLKTFGLFFVEIQQHFDEHASTTSWITSVTIAVFHLGAPVASSLCVQYTHRTVVITGGLLAFSGMALGFFGFNMVWMYATTGFLQGLGISFSWTPAISIVSHYFSKKRALANAIASAGECAFAFMFGPFFQWLISQYGWKGALLIIGGIQLNICVCGVLMRPLASSCFLESSHCETETPPGNGASRPDKEDKSPIKHKTFNWMLVRRSEFVLYANFGILAAMSFFVPPLFLVPLSYSLGIDESWTASLLSILAMVDFGGRLLCGWYANLRVTKTIHLLAMAITLISTSLMLLPLANNYLSLAIFTGFYGFFFGTTVAIHITVLADVVGMPEFDSALGLFMLIRSSGGFVGPPLAGLIVDMAGDYRAGFYMAGAILVLSAGFLIILDRLQQRKIRGSKIRSKPEKSTLPYPSLHILKHQTRRESAEPLINQLPVGA; translated from the exons ATGCAGGCTAAAGACAGCAATCCACCAGACGGTGGCTATGGATGGGTTGTGGTAGTGTCAGCCTTCATGGTGATGGGCCTCACTGTTGCTGTTCTCAAGACTTTTGGTCTGTTctttgttgaaatccagcagcatTTTGATGAACATGCAAGCACCACTTCTTGGATCACATCAGTAACCATTGCCGTCTTTCATTTAGGAG CCCCTGTTGCCAGCTCACTGTGTGTGCAATATACCCATCGGACAGTTGTGATCACTGGAGGACTTTTGGCTTTTTCAGGAAtggctttgggattttttggattCAACATGGTCTGGATGTATGCAACAACTGGCTTCCTACAGG GTCTTGGCATTTCTTTTTCGTGGACACCAGCCATTAGCATTGTTAGCCACTATTTCTCCAAGAAAAGGGCTTTGGCCAATGCTATTGCCAGTGCTGGAGAATGTGCCTTTGCATTCATGTTTGGGCCATTTTTCCAGTGGTTGATTAGTCAATATGGATGGAAAGGTGCCCTCTTGATCATAGGTGGCATCCAACTCAATATTTGTGTCTGTGGAGTACTGATGCGACCCCTGGCAAGCAGCTGCTTCCTTGAGTCCAGCCATTGTGAAACTGAAACGCCACCTGGCAACGGTGCATCCAGGCCAGACAAAGAAGATAAGTCTCCCATCAAGCACAAAACCTTCAACTGGATGCTTGTGAGGCGATCAGAATTTGTACTTTATGCCAATTTTGGTATATTAGCTGCTATGAGTTTTTTTGTTCCTCCATTATTTTTAGTTCCACTTAGCTACAGCCTGGGAATAGATGAATCATGGACTGCATCCCTCCTATCCATTTTGGCTATGGTGGACTTTGGAGGCAGATTGCTGTGTGGCTGGTATGCCAACCTGCGTGTTACCAAAACCATTCATTTGCTGGCAATGGCAATTACATTGATCAGTACTTCTCTGATGCTCTTGCCACTGGCTAACAATTACCTTTCCTTGGCAATATTCACAGGCTTCTATGGATTCTTCTTTGGTACAACAGTCGCCATTCACATTACAGTGCTAGCAGATGTTGTAGGCATGCCAGAATTTGACAGTGCCCTAGGACTTTTCATGCTTATTCGAAGCTCTGGAGGTTTTGTGGGGCCTCCTCTTGCAG GTCTGATTGTGGACATGGCTGGAGATTACAGAGCAGGCTTCTACATGGCAGGAGCCATTCTTGTCCTATCAgctggatttttaattattttagatCGACTCCAACAGAGAAAGATAAGAGGAAGCAAGATTAGAAGTAAACCAGAAAAGTCAACGTTACCCTACCCTTCCCTCCATATCCTGAAACATCAAACCAGAAG GGAATCAGCTGAACCATTAATAAATCAACTACCTGTGGGGGCTTGA
- the LOC119695313 gene encoding monocarboxylate transporter 2-like isoform X3 — protein MALGFFGFNMVWMYATTGFLQGLGISFSWTPAISIVSHYFSKKRALANAIASAGECAFAFMFGPFFQWLISQYGWKGALLIIGGIQLNICVCGVLMRPLASSCFLESSHCETETPPGNGASRPDKEDKSPIKHKTFNWMLVRRSEFVLYANFGILAAMSFFVPPLFLVPLSYSLGIDESWTASLLSILAMVDFGGRLLCGWYANLRVTKTIHLLAMAITLISTSLMLLPLANNYLSLAIFTGFYGFFFGTTVAIHITVLADVVGMPEFDSALGLFMLIRSSGGFVGPPLAGLIVDMAGDYRAGFYMAGAILVLSAGFLIILDRLQQRKIRGSKIRSKPEKSTLPYPSLHILKHQTRREKEAEENEKLSLCPFHAN, from the exons AtggctttgggattttttggattCAACATGGTCTGGATGTATGCAACAACTGGCTTCCTACAGG GTCTTGGCATTTCTTTTTCGTGGACACCAGCCATTAGCATTGTTAGCCACTATTTCTCCAAGAAAAGGGCTTTGGCCAATGCTATTGCCAGTGCTGGAGAATGTGCCTTTGCATTCATGTTTGGGCCATTTTTCCAGTGGTTGATTAGTCAATATGGATGGAAAGGTGCCCTCTTGATCATAGGTGGCATCCAACTCAATATTTGTGTCTGTGGAGTACTGATGCGACCCCTGGCAAGCAGCTGCTTCCTTGAGTCCAGCCATTGTGAAACTGAAACGCCACCTGGCAACGGTGCATCCAGGCCAGACAAAGAAGATAAGTCTCCCATCAAGCACAAAACCTTCAACTGGATGCTTGTGAGGCGATCAGAATTTGTACTTTATGCCAATTTTGGTATATTAGCTGCTATGAGTTTTTTTGTTCCTCCATTATTTTTAGTTCCACTTAGCTACAGCCTGGGAATAGATGAATCATGGACTGCATCCCTCCTATCCATTTTGGCTATGGTGGACTTTGGAGGCAGATTGCTGTGTGGCTGGTATGCCAACCTGCGTGTTACCAAAACCATTCATTTGCTGGCAATGGCAATTACATTGATCAGTACTTCTCTGATGCTCTTGCCACTGGCTAACAATTACCTTTCCTTGGCAATATTCACAGGCTTCTATGGATTCTTCTTTGGTACAACAGTCGCCATTCACATTACAGTGCTAGCAGATGTTGTAGGCATGCCAGAATTTGACAGTGCCCTAGGACTTTTCATGCTTATTCGAAGCTCTGGAGGTTTTGTGGGGCCTCCTCTTGCAG GTCTGATTGTGGACATGGCTGGAGATTACAGAGCAGGCTTCTACATGGCAGGAGCCATTCTTGTCCTATCAgctggatttttaattattttagatCGACTCCAACAGAGAAAGATAAGAGGAAGCAAGATTAGAAGTAAACCAGAAAAGTCAACGTTACCCTACCCTTCCCTCCATATCCTGAAACATCAAACCAGAAG AGAGaaggaggcagaagaaaatgagaagttGTCTCTTTGCCCCTTTCATGCTAATTAA